Within the Solibacillus silvestris genome, the region TTTCGTGTCGCCGACTATATACACAACGTCACCAGCAGCTTTTACTTCCTGAGTTGTAACATGTGCTAAATCTTTTACTAATCCAACCATACCGATTGTTGGTGTTGGATAAACTGCTTCACCTGAACGCTCATTGTACATTGACACGTTACCGCCAATTACCGGTGCATCTAATGCTAAACAAGCTTCCGCAATACCGTCAGCCGATTTTTGAATTTGCCAGAAGATTTCAGGTTTTTCCGGATTACCGAAGTTTAGGCAGTCTGTAATCGCAAGTGGTTGTCCGCCTGAACATACGATGTTACGCGCTGCTTCAGCAACAGCAATTTTCCCGCCCGTTGTAGGGTCTAGGTAGATATAGCGAGCATTACAGTCTGTCGTCATCGCCAACCCTTTATTTGTACCGCGTACACGTAATACTGCAGCATCCGAACCTGGTGCTACAACCGTATTTGTACGTACTTGATAGTCATATTGATCGTAAACCCACTCTTTTGAAGCGATTGTCGGCGCTTTTAAAAGTGCTGTTAACGTTTCTTTATAATCTGTTACGTTTGGTTCTGTATTTTCCATTGCCTGATATTCTGCGAAGTAAGCTGGTTCAGCATCCGGCATATTGTAAACCGGTGCGTCTTCAGCAAGCGCGTCTGCAGGCACTTCTGCTACCACTTCACCTTTGTGCAGTAAACGAAGCATTTTGTCTTCTGTAACTCTTCCTACTGCTACCGCATCAAGATCATATTTATCGAAAATCGCTTTAATTTCATCTTCACGACCTGCTTTTACAACGATCAGCATGCGCTCTTGAGACTCTGATAACATCATTTCATACGCTGACATATTTGTTTCACGTTGAGGAACTAAGTCCAAGTTCATTTCTACACCAGTACCGGCTTTAGAGGCCATTTCTGCTGAAGACGAAGTAAGACCTGCTGCACCCATATCTTGAATACCAACTAATGCATCTGATTTTACAACTTCCAGACAAGCTTCAAGAAGTAATTTTTCCATGAACGGATCCCCAACTTGTACTGCCGAACGACTTTCTTCAGTATCTTCTGTCAATTCTTCAGAAGAGAATGTTGCACCGTGAATACCGTCACGACCTGTTTTCGCACCAACGTACATTACAGTATTTCCTACTCCTGCAGCAATACCTTTTTGGATATCCTTATGATCGATTAATCCGACACACATTGCATTTACAAGCGGATTTCCTTCGTAGCACGGATCAAAACCAATTTCACCGCCTACTGTCGGAATACCGATACAGTTTCCGTAACCTGCAATACCAGCAACAACTTCTTCAAATAAATATTTACCGCGCGCTGATTTCAACTCACCAAAACGTAAGGAGTTCAGCATCGCAATTGGACGTGCACCCATTGAGAAAACGTCACGGATAATTCCGCCTACCCCTGTTGCGGCACCTTGGTATGGTTCAATCGCAGATGGATGGTTATGTGATTCCATTTTGAAAACAACCGCTTGCTCATCACCGATGTCAACAATACCGGCACCTTCACCAGGACCTTGCAGTACTTGAGGACCTTTTGTCGGGAACTTGCGAAGTACCGGCTTCGATTTTTTATAAGAACAGTGCTCAGACCACATTACCGAGAAAAGACCTGTTTCTGTCCAGTTTGGAATACGACCTAACTTTTCAATTGCTAAGTCAAATTCCGCATCTGACATCCCCATGTCTGCATAGAGACGTTTTTCTTTAATTTGCTCTGGTGTTGGTTCGAAATTAGTTGTTAACATGCTGTTCCCTCCACTGCTTCACAATTGATTTAAATAGTTTAAGACCATCTGCGCCACCAACGATTTCATTTGCAGCACGCTCTGGATGTGGCATCATGCCGAGTACATTGCCTTCTTTATTGATAATTCCTGCGATATCCGCTAAAGAACCGTTCGGATTTTCACCCTCATATGTAAAGACAATCTGGTTATTGGCTTGTAAAGAGGCTAATGTTTCGTCATCACAGTAGTAGTTTCCTTCACCGTGCGCGATCGGAATATTGATTACTTCTCCCTCTTCATATCCGTTTGTAAATAAAGTGTTGTTGTTCTCAACTTTTAGCTGTACTGTACGACACATGAATTTAAGATTTTTATTGCGGATTAGAGCACCAGGTAACAGCCCTGCTTCCGTTAAAATCTGGAATCCGTTACAAACACCTAGCACTGGTTTGCCTTGTGCAGCAAATTCTTTTAGAGCCGACATAATGTTTGATTGGTTTGCCATTGCGCCACAACGTAAATAATCTCCATATGAGAAACCGCCAGGCACTAATGCCCCGTCAAATCCGTCTAGACTTGTAGCTGTATGCCAAACATATTCTACTTTTTCACCTAGCTCGTCCTTAATCGCATGAAACATGTCGATATCACAGTTAGACCCCGGGAAAACGAGTACTGCAAATTTCATCGTATTATGCCTCCTCAACTTCATAACGGTACTTTTCGATTACCGTATTTGTTAACACTTTTTCGCACATTTCTTTTACGATTGTATCTATATCGCGGTCAGTGTCTTGAATTGTAACTTCTAAATATTTACCGATACGTACGTCAGATACTTCGCCATAACCGATTTTTTGCAATGAGCCTTGAACTGCAGAACCTTGTGGATCCAGGATGCTTTCTTTTAATGTTACATATATTTTAACTTTCTTCATGAGTTAGTTGCCTCCAAGTTTTTGTAATATAATTTCATATACTTCCGTTAGATTGCCTAAATCACGGCGGAATACGTCTTTATCAAGCTTTTGTTTTGTATTAGAGTCCCACAAACGACAAGTATCAGGAGAAATTTCATCGGCAAGTAAAATATTGCCGTCTTTATCACGACCAAATTCCAGTTTGAAGTCGACTAATGTTACACCAACCGCAGTAAAAATCGGACGCAGCACTTCATTCACATGCAGTGCCGCATTATACAGCTGTTCTACTTCGATCGGTGTTGCGATATTCAGCACGTCAATATGCTCCGTTGTAATGATTGGATCACCTAATGCATCATCTTTATAGTAAAATTCGACGATTGGACGCTTAAGCGGTGTGCCCTCATCCAAGCCTAGACGTTTTGCCAGGCTGCCTGCAGCAATATTGCGTGTAACAACTTCGATTGGAATAATTTCGACTTTACGTACAAGCTGTTCGTTCGCTGAAAGCCTTTTTACGAAATGTGACTCAATTCCGTTTGCTTGTAACTTTTCGAAAAGTAACGTCGTAATTTGGTTGTTTAAATTTCCCTTTCCAGCAATCTCGGCTTTTTTCTCACCATTAAATGCTGTCGCACTATCTTTGTATTCAACAAAAAGTATTTCAGTATCTTCTGTTGTATATAATCGTTTTGCTTTCCCTTCATATAAAAGCTGGCCTTTATTCATGACGTATTCCTCCTGATTAATTGATTAGTTAGTTAAGACCTAAACGTTCGAAAATCAAATCAACATTCTGAATATGGTAGTTATAGTCAAAGCAGTCTGCAATTTCTTCCGGTGATAGATGCGTTGTGATTTCTTCACTCGCTTCTACAAGCGGACGGAATTGTGTTTGCTCATCCCAAGCTCGCGCTGTTAATGGCTGAACCGTATCGTACGCTTCCTCACGTGATAATCCTTTGTCGATTAACGCAAGTAAAATACGCTGAGAGTAGATCAGACCAAATGTACGCTCCATATTGCGTTTCATATTGTCAGGGAATACAGTTAAGTTTTTCAAAATATTACCGAAACGATTTAACATATAATTTAATGTAATTGTGGCATCCGGAATAATGACACGTTCAGCTGAAGAATGTGAAATATCACGTTCATGCCATAAAGCTACATTCTCATAAGCTGTCAGCATGTAACCGCGCATCAATCGTGCCATACCTGTCATATTTTCAGAGCCGATTGGGTTTCGCTTATGCGGCATAGCAGAAGAACCTTTTTGCCCTTTCGCAAACCCTTCTTCCACTTCACGTGTTTCAGATTTTTGCAGTCCGCGGATTTCTGTCGCAAATTTTTCAATTGATGTAGCGATTAATGCCAATGTAGAAAAGTATTGTGCATGACGGTCACGCTGTAATGTTTGTGTAGAAATTGGTGCAGCTGCTAATCCAAGATGTTCACATACATAGCTTTCCACACGTGGATTAATATTGGCATATGTTCCTACAGCACCGCTCATTTTACCTGTTTCAATTACTTTTGCGGCTTCTTCAAAACGTACTAAGTTACGGCGCATTTCTTCAAGCCATAATGCCAGCTTTAAACCAAATGTTGTCGGTTCTGCATGCACACCGTGTGTACGCCCCATCATTACTGTAAATTTATGCTCTTTTGCTTTTTCTGTCAGAATGGCGATGAATTGGTGTAAATCTTTGCGTAAAATTTCATTCGCCTGTTTGATTAAGTATGATAGTGCTGTATCTACAACGTCCGTTGAAGTTAAACCGTAGTGCACCCATTTTTTTTCTTCGCCAAGTGCTGGTGTTTCCGAAACAGC harbors:
- a CDS encoding adenylosuccinate lyase (Catalyzes two discrete reactions in the de novo synthesis of purines: the cleavage of adenylosuccinate and succinylaminoimidazole carboxamide ribotide), which translates into the protein MIERYTRPEMGAIWTEENKFKAWLEVEILACEAWAEIGEIPKEDVAKLRANASFDIDRIYEIEQETRHDVVAFTRAVSETPALGEEKKWVHYGLTSTDVVDTALSYLIKQANEILRKDLHQFIAILTEKAKEHKFTVMMGRTHGVHAEPTTFGLKLALWLEEMRRNLVRFEEAAKVIETGKMSGAVGTYANINPRVESYVCEHLGLAAAPISTQTLQRDRHAQYFSTLALIATSIEKFATEIRGLQKSETREVEEGFAKGQKGSSAMPHKRNPIGSENMTGMARLMRGYMLTAYENVALWHERDISHSSAERVIIPDATITLNYMLNRFGNILKNLTVFPDNMKRNMERTFGLIYSQRILLALIDKGLSREEAYDTVQPLTARAWDEQTQFRPLVEASEEITTHLSPEEIADCFDYNYHIQNVDLIFERLGLN
- a CDS encoding phosphoribosylaminoimidazolesuccinocarboxamide synthase (catalyzes the formation of (S)-2-(5-amino-1-(5-phospho-D-ribosyl)imidazole-4-carboxamido)succinate from 5-amino-1-(5-phospho-D-ribosyl)imidazole-4-carboxylate and L-aspartate in purine biosynthesis; SAICAR synthase) yields the protein MNKGQLLYEGKAKRLYTTEDTEILFVEYKDSATAFNGEKKAEIAGKGNLNNQITTLLFEKLQANGIESHFVKRLSANEQLVRKVEIIPIEVVTRNIAAGSLAKRLGLDEGTPLKRPIVEFYYKDDALGDPIITTEHIDVLNIATPIEVEQLYNAALHVNEVLRPIFTAVGVTLVDFKLEFGRDKDGNILLADEISPDTCRLWDSNTKQKLDKDVFRRDLGNLTEVYEIILQKLGGN
- a CDS encoding phosphoribosylformylglycinamidine synthase subunit PurS (With PurL and PurQ catalyzes the conversion of formylglycinamide ribonucleotide, ATP, and glutamine to formylglycinamidine ribonucleotide, ADP, and glutamate in the fourth step of the purine biosynthetic pathway) produces the protein MKKVKIYVTLKESILDPQGSAVQGSLQKIGYGEVSDVRIGKYLEVTIQDTDRDIDTIVKEMCEKVLTNTVIEKYRYEVEEA
- a CDS encoding phosphoribosylformylglycinamidine synthase II; this encodes MLTTNFEPTPEQIKEKRLYADMGMSDAEFDLAIEKLGRIPNWTETGLFSVMWSEHCSYKKSKPVLRKFPTKGPQVLQGPGEGAGIVDIGDEQAVVFKMESHNHPSAIEPYQGAATGVGGIIRDVFSMGARPIAMLNSLRFGELKSARGKYLFEEVVAGIAGYGNCIGIPTVGGEIGFDPCYEGNPLVNAMCVGLIDHKDIQKGIAAGVGNTVMYVGAKTGRDGIHGATFSSEELTEDTEESRSAVQVGDPFMEKLLLEACLEVVKSDALVGIQDMGAAGLTSSSAEMASKAGTGVEMNLDLVPQRETNMSAYEMMLSESQERMLIVVKAGREDEIKAIFDKYDLDAVAVGRVTEDKMLRLLHKGEVVAEVPADALAEDAPVYNMPDAEPAYFAEYQAMENTEPNVTDYKETLTALLKAPTIASKEWVYDQYDYQVRTNTVVAPGSDAAVLRVRGTNKGLAMTTDCNARYIYLDPTTGGKIAVAEAARNIVCSGGQPLAITDCLNFGNPEKPEIFWQIQKSADGIAEACLALDAPVIGGNVSMYNERSGEAVYPTPTIGMVGLVKDLAHVTTQEVKAAGDVVYIVGDTKTEFGGSELQKLVEGGISGKAPSIDLTVEAARQQSILEAIQAGLVQSAHDVSEGGVAVALAEKTFAAKGLGLDVALTGSATTALFAESQSRFVLTVKAEHAEGFETIVKDAQKIGTVTDDANIKISSEAGVLVEGTVEEFRSAWKGAIPCLLKSEA
- a CDS encoding phosphoribosylformylglycinamidine synthase I (With PurL and PurS catalyzes the conversion of formylglycinamide ribonucleotide, ATP, and glutamine to formylglycinamidine ribonucleotide, ADP, and glutamate in the fourth step of the purine biosynthetic pathway), with product MKFAVLVFPGSNCDIDMFHAIKDELGEKVEYVWHTATSLDGFDGALVPGGFSYGDYLRCGAMANQSNIMSALKEFAAQGKPVLGVCNGFQILTEAGLLPGALIRNKNLKFMCRTVQLKVENNNTLFTNGYEEGEVINIPIAHGEGNYYCDDETLASLQANNQIVFTYEGENPNGSLADIAGIINKEGNVLGMMPHPERAANEIVGGADGLKLFKSIVKQWREQHVNN